The proteins below are encoded in one region of Casimicrobium huifangae:
- a CDS encoding cell division protein ZipA C-terminal FtsZ-binding domain-containing protein has protein sequence MNSLQIGLIAIGAFVVALLFVWHWWQTRRLGRRDQSAKPDLSSSRGTREDDGAPLLTDVEEPAITAPRATLPGRAEPTLDPAVAQAWEPRVRLEPDDPPTAIEPEELPPDTGVAADTPPPASSGVTQHSGEAEPAAAPRTRLQSEWPFDERLHVHASVVNLTGGPFDAAPFVAAAGRATAWVRLFRQSPWDMFDPMHVGSVQQLVLALPLASRAGPIEASDIDAWRFALTELATAQGAEAQFHGFRDGPARAVELDSFLAAVDIIPAAYLVKKDGGQWPGTKLRGTLEANGFRLQSDGRFAYHEVESDAVIFHAVDGFERPFTPERLRTENIAALRCVLEPVRLTQPLARFDVFRQSLRALSKLLGADLKTSEGAALDEAEFAAMRDEVKTAMDALAGAGIEPGSDTARSLFG, from the coding sequence TTGAATTCGCTGCAAATCGGTCTGATCGCCATCGGCGCTTTTGTCGTGGCATTGTTGTTCGTCTGGCACTGGTGGCAGACCAGACGGCTCGGGCGTCGTGACCAGAGCGCAAAACCTGATCTGTCAAGTTCGCGCGGCACGAGAGAGGACGATGGAGCCCCGCTCTTGACTGACGTCGAGGAGCCGGCAATAACTGCCCCACGCGCCACGCTGCCTGGACGAGCGGAGCCGACGCTGGATCCGGCGGTTGCGCAGGCATGGGAGCCCCGCGTCCGCCTGGAACCGGATGATCCGCCGACCGCGATCGAGCCAGAGGAGCTGCCGCCGGATACGGGGGTAGCTGCAGACACGCCGCCTCCCGCAAGTTCCGGGGTTACCCAGCACAGTGGAGAGGCAGAACCCGCCGCTGCGCCGCGTACGCGTCTGCAATCCGAGTGGCCGTTCGACGAGCGCCTGCACGTGCACGCCTCGGTCGTCAATCTGACCGGCGGCCCGTTTGATGCCGCTCCCTTTGTGGCGGCGGCGGGTCGCGCAACGGCGTGGGTGCGACTGTTCCGGCAAAGCCCGTGGGACATGTTTGATCCAATGCACGTCGGCTCGGTGCAGCAGCTGGTGCTGGCACTGCCGCTGGCGTCACGGGCGGGTCCGATTGAGGCTTCCGATATTGATGCCTGGCGTTTTGCATTGACTGAGCTGGCCACGGCGCAAGGTGCCGAGGCGCAGTTTCATGGCTTTCGCGACGGCCCTGCGCGCGCGGTTGAACTCGACAGCTTCCTTGCCGCTGTGGACATCATTCCGGCCGCCTATCTGGTCAAGAAGGATGGTGGCCAGTGGCCCGGCACCAAGCTGCGCGGCACCCTGGAGGCCAATGGCTTCCGCCTGCAGTCAGATGGCCGCTTTGCCTACCATGAGGTTGAATCCGACGCGGTGATCTTTCACGCGGTTGATGGCTTCGAGCGGCCGTTCACGCCCGAGCGGTTGCGAACTGAAAACATCGCTGCGCTGCGCTGCGTGCTGGAGCCGGTGCGGCTGACACAGCCGCTGGCTCGGTTCGACGTTTTCCGGCAGAGCCTGCGAGCGCTGTCAAAGCTGCTGGGCGCCGATCTCAAGACCAGCGAAGGTGCAGCGCTCGACGAGGCTGAATTCGCAGCGATGCGCGACGAAGTGAAGACCGCAATGGATGCGCTGGCTGGCGCCGGCATCGAGCCGGGCTCGGACACTGCACGCTCACTGTTTGGCTGA
- the ligA gene encoding NAD-dependent DNA ligase LigA, protein MFAAEADFKRAQTLREQLVEANHQYYVALNPDPAKSITDAEYDRLFRELQALEAQFPELQTPDSPTLRVGGKALDAFPTVRHAVPMLSIRTETDTTVTGAMAFDARVRRELKLTESDPPVDYFAELKFDGLALSLRYENGLLVRAATRGDGEIGEEVTENARTIKNVPLRLRTDSPPPVLEVRGEALMTRADFDRYNEKQRAAGLPTLVNPRNGAAGSIRQLDPKLAAQRPLTFFAYGLGEVQGWDLPPTQAGVLDALAALGLPVNDRRRVVQGADALAAFHTEVGAARDGLGFDIDGVVYKVNRRDWQEQLGFVTREPRWAVAHKFPAQEETTKVLAIEVQVGRTGAITPVARLEPVFVGGVTVSNATLHNLDEVRRKDVRVGDTVVVRRAGDVIPEVVRAVVEQRPADTVEFELPTQCPECNSVVERPEGEAIARCTGGMICPAQRKGMLLHFAQRRALDIEGLGDKLVEQLVDGNLVHEAADLFGLTREQLAALDRMGEKSATSIVSALATARKAELHRFIFALGIRHVGETTAKDLARHFGSIEALMAADENALLAVRDVGPIVAASIAHFFANEKNRNAVGRLLACGFEFAPVATPVAASADSPIAGKTFVLTGTLPTLKRDEAKAMIEAAGGKVSGSVSKKTHYVVAGAEAGSKLDDAQKLGIPVLQESEFLDLIKSST, encoded by the coding sequence ATGTTCGCCGCCGAAGCCGATTTCAAGCGCGCGCAGACGTTGCGCGAGCAACTTGTCGAGGCGAACCACCAGTATTACGTCGCGCTCAACCCGGACCCAGCGAAAAGCATCACCGACGCCGAGTACGACCGCTTGTTTCGTGAGCTGCAGGCGCTGGAGGCGCAGTTCCCGGAGTTGCAGACGCCGGATTCGCCGACGTTGCGCGTGGGGGGCAAGGCGCTCGATGCGTTTCCGACGGTGCGCCACGCGGTGCCGATGCTGTCGATCCGCACCGAGACCGACACCACGGTCACAGGCGCGATGGCGTTTGACGCGCGGGTGCGCCGCGAGCTGAAACTGACCGAGAGCGATCCGCCGGTGGACTATTTCGCCGAGCTCAAGTTCGACGGCCTCGCGCTCTCGCTGCGCTACGAAAATGGCTTGCTCGTGCGCGCGGCCACGCGTGGCGACGGCGAGATCGGTGAAGAGGTCACCGAGAACGCTCGAACCATCAAAAATGTGCCGCTGCGCTTGCGCACCGACTCCCCTCCGCCGGTGCTCGAAGTGCGTGGCGAGGCGCTGATGACGCGGGCCGACTTTGATCGCTACAACGAGAAGCAACGTGCGGCGGGGTTGCCGACGCTGGTCAACCCGCGCAATGGCGCGGCGGGCAGCATCCGTCAGCTAGATCCCAAGCTCGCTGCACAACGGCCACTGACGTTTTTCGCGTATGGCCTGGGCGAAGTGCAGGGTTGGGATTTGCCGCCCACACAGGCGGGTGTGCTCGATGCGCTGGCCGCGCTGGGGCTGCCGGTGAATGACCGCCGCCGCGTGGTGCAAGGCGCCGACGCCCTCGCGGCCTTTCACACCGAGGTTGGCGCCGCCCGTGACGGCCTGGGCTTCGATATCGACGGCGTCGTCTACAAGGTCAATCGCCGTGACTGGCAGGAGCAGCTTGGCTTCGTGACCAGAGAGCCGCGCTGGGCTGTTGCCCACAAGTTTCCTGCGCAGGAGGAGACGACTAAAGTGCTGGCGATCGAGGTGCAGGTTGGGCGTACCGGCGCGATCACCCCGGTGGCCCGGCTGGAACCGGTGTTCGTGGGTGGTGTAACGGTATCGAATGCCACGTTGCATAACCTCGACGAAGTGCGGCGCAAGGACGTGCGCGTGGGCGACACCGTGGTCGTGCGCCGTGCGGGCGACGTGATTCCCGAAGTGGTTCGCGCAGTCGTTGAACAGCGGCCCGCGGATACGGTCGAATTCGAGCTGCCCACGCAATGCCCCGAATGCAACTCGGTGGTCGAGCGGCCTGAGGGTGAAGCCATTGCGCGCTGCACCGGCGGCATGATCTGCCCGGCGCAACGTAAAGGCATGTTGCTGCATTTTGCGCAGCGGCGTGCACTGGACATTGAGGGCTTGGGCGACAAACTGGTGGAGCAACTGGTTGACGGCAATCTGGTGCATGAAGCGGCGGACCTTTTTGGTCTTACGCGCGAGCAGCTTGCGGCGCTCGACCGCATGGGTGAAAAATCTGCGACCAGTATCGTGAGTGCGCTGGCGACAGCACGCAAGGCCGAGCTGCACCGCTTCATTTTCGCGCTGGGTATCCGTCACGTTGGCGAGACCACGGCGAAGGATCTCGCGCGCCACTTCGGTTCCATCGAGGCGCTGATGGCTGCTGATGAAAATGCGCTGCTTGCCGTGCGTGACGTGGGGCCAATTGTTGCTGCCAGCATCGCGCATTTCTTCGCCAACGAGAAGAACCGCAACGCAGTCGGGCGCCTGCTCGCCTGCGGCTTCGAGTTCGCCCCGGTGGCGACACCGGTGGCCGCGAGCGCTGACAGTCCGATCGCAGGCAAGACGTTCGTGCTGACCGGTACGCTGCCCACGCTCAAGCGCGACGAAGCGAAAGCGATGATCGAAGCGGCCGGCGGCAAGGTCTCTGGCTCGGTGTCCAAAAAGACGCACTACGTCGTTGCGGGCGCGGAAGCTGGCAGCAAGCTTGACGACGCGCAGAAGCTTGGCATCCCGGTGCTGCAAGAATCCGAATTTCTTGATCTCATCAAATCCTCGACCTGA